The Pyrus communis chromosome 2, drPyrComm1.1, whole genome shotgun sequence genome includes a window with the following:
- the LOC137726880 gene encoding uncharacterized protein — MDLGKLSNANSMDEQFEFLEIEDGEELLGLTHWEFIDASDAHSEQNHHHHHRSDSEQTDKDEEANRFDRLIIGPASFSPSVPPPVADPIPAHRHRRPRLVRFVDVGLNLKFHSDWDDSGDEDEGHGEEEEEEEDYGYGLDDELVPLSVSDKLGRQRMRKLGKRMLPKMNKSKRSPYMVARPGCVRGKHGLGLKHIY; from the coding sequence ATGGATTTGGGAAAACTTTCGAATGCAAACTCCATGGACGAACAATTCGAATTCCTGGAAATCGAAGACGGAGAAGAACTCTTGGGTCTCACACACTGGGAATTCATCGACGCCTCCGACGCCCACTCAGAGcaaaaccaccaccaccaccaccgctcCGACTCCGAACAAACCGATAAAGACGAAGAAGCAAATCGGTTTGATAGGCTTATCATTGGGCCCGCTTCATTTTCCCCTTCGGTCCCTCCGCCGGTGGCCGATCCGATCCCCGCCCACCGTCATCGCCGCCCCCGTCTCGTCCGATTTGTGGATGTGGGTCTCAATCTCAAATTCCATAGCGATTGGGACGACAGCGGCGATGAGGATGAGGGCCAtggtgaggaggaggaggaggaggaggattatGGGTATGGATTAGACGACGAGCTGGTGCCGTTGTCGGTGAGCGACAAGTTGGGGCGGCAGAGGATGAGGAAATTGGGGAAGAGGATGTTACCGAAGATGAACAAATCGAAGCGGTCGCCGTACATGGTTGCGAGGCCTGGCTGCGTTCGCGGGAAGCATGGCCTGGGATTGAAGCATATTTACTGA
- the LOC137722834 gene encoding protein SHI RELATED SEQUENCE 3-like: MVRQGRGGREKEIMGSRCQDCGNQAKKECAYFRCRTCCKSKGFHCQTHVKSTWVPVYRRRHTHHQQLPSIDPQHPAHLHQGHNYNPRRRPAAGHVITNPSSSGQDQQVNNFPADVNSMATFRCVRVSSVEDTVNQHAYQTSVVIGGHVFKGILYDQGPNYTTAAGQSSSSQHVMNKQTSNFISGAASASNITASTSSAAADHQVPYHRQLPSSYPLIPFNAFMPGTQFFLNPK; the protein is encoded by the exons atGGTGAggcaaggaagaggaggaagagaaaaagaaataatggGTTCCAGATGCCAAGACTGTGGGAATCAAGCAAAGAAGGAGTGTGCGTACTTCAGATGCAGGACTTGCTGTAAGAGCAAAGGGTTTCACTGCCAAACTCACGTCAAGAGTACTTGGGTTCCTGTCTACAGAAGGCGCCATACTCATCACCAACAGCTTCCTTCTATTGATCCACAGCACCCAGCTCACCTTCATCAAGGGCACAACTACAACCCTAGGAGGAGGCCAGCAGCCGGACACGTCATCACCAATCCCTCTTCATCTG GGCAAGATCAACAGGTTAACAATTTTCCAGCAGACGTGAATTCCATGGCCACTTTTCGGTGTGTTCGAGTGAGCTCCGTGGAGGATACGGTCAATCAGCACGCTTATCAGACAAGTGTGGTAATCGGAGGGCATGTATTCAAAGGTATACTCTATGATCAGGGCCCTAATTACACTACTGCAGCTGGCCAAAGCTCCAGCTCCCAGCATGTAATGAATAAGCAAACCAGCAATTTTATTAGTGGTGCTGCTTCTGCTTCGAATATTACTGCTTCTACTTCATCAGCCGCTGCAGATCATCAAGTGCCATATCATCGTCAACTTCCTTCTTCATATCCATTGATTCCCTTTAATGCTTTCATGCCTGGTACGCAATTTTTCCTTAACCCAAAATAA
- the LOC137726627 gene encoding DNA replication licensing factor MCM4-like, whose protein sequence is MASDSSPADFNNGPSSPDDFLSSPIGNTFSSPVDTTHRSRRRSITPLEFDTPRAQRSRFAASETTPTGTRSTNGHSAGAAPTPSSTDGDVPPSSEGGDGYGVDEDRPTFVWGTNISVNDVKVAIVRFLKNFRDESQWNTESEYLTEGKYIEAIKRVIEMEDDSLDVDARNVFDYDSDLYAKMVRYPLEVLAIFDIVLMEMLPIINPLFEKHIQTRIYNLKTSTSMRNLNPSDIERMVSLKGMIIRSSSIIPEIREAIFRCLVCGYYSDPLPVEKGRISEPTICLKEECQARNSMTLVHNRCRFTDKQIVRLQETPDEIPEGGTPHTVSLLMHDKLVDAGKPGDRIEVTGIYRAMTVRVGPTQRTVKSLFKTYIDCLHIKKSDKSRMLAEDQVEVDTSLVGNSEEILFDEKKVEQLKELAKQPDIYDRLTRSLAPNIWELDDVKKGLLCQLFGGNALKLPSGARFRGDINILLVGDPGTSKSQLLQYIHKLAPRGIYTSGRGSSAVGLTAYVAKDPETGETVLESGALVLSDRGICCIDEFDKMSDSARSMLHEVMEQQTVSIAKAGIIASLNARTSVLACANPSGSRYNPRLSVIDNIHLPPTLLSRFDLIYLLLDKADEHTDRRLAKHIVALHFENPESVQQDVLDIATLTAYVGYARKHIHPQLSDEAAEELTRGYVELRRRGNFPGSSKKVITATPRQIESLIRLSEALARIRFSESVEKHDVIEAFRLLEVAMQQSATDHSTGTIDMDLITTGISASERMRRESLVSSARNIIMEKIQLGGPSMRLLELLEELKQQSSGSELHLNDLRTAITTLASEGFVAFVHGDSVKRI, encoded by the exons ATGGCTTCCGATTCTTCTCCGGCGGACTTCAACAATG GGCCTTCTTCTCCTGATGACTTCTTATCGAGCCCAATCGGCAACACCTTCTCATCTCCGGTGGACACCACCCACCGCAGTCGGCGTCGATCCATTACTCCCTTGGAATTTGACACCCCGCGGGCGCAGCGGTCCCGGTTCGCCGCATCCGAAACAACACCAACGGGCACACGCAGCACCAACGGCCATAGTGCTGGCGCTGCCCCGACGCCCTCCTCCACTGACGGTGATGTTCCACCATCTTCTGAAGGCGGCGATGGGTACGGTGTGGACGAGGACCGACCCACATTTGTCTGGGGCACGAACATCAGCGTGAACGACGTTAAGGTGGCGATTGTTaggtttttaaagaattttCGGGATGAGTCGCAGTGGAATACGGAGAGTGAGTACCTTACAGAAGGGAAGTACATTGAGGCCATCAAGAGAGTTATTGAGATGGAAGATGATTCGCTTGATGTTGATGCACGCAATGTGTTTGATTATGATTCCGACTTGTATGCGAAGATGGTCAGGTACCCACTCGAGGTTCTTGCGATTTTCGATATTGTTTTGATGGAAATGCTGCCCATCATAAACCCGTTGTTcgaaaagcacatccaaactcGGATTTATAATCTCAAAACATCCACCTCGATGAGAAATCTCAACCCATCTG ACATTGAGAGGATGGTTTCGTTGAAGGGAATGATTATTCGGTCTAGTTCAATAATACCTGAGATAAGGGAAGCAATATTTAGATGCCTTGTGTGTGGCTACTACTCCGACCCACTTCCTGTAGAGAAAG GGCGAATATCGGAGCCTACAATATGTTTGAAGGAAGAGTGTCAAGCCAGGAATTCCATGACACTGGTTCACAATCGATGCAG ATTTACAGATAAACAGATTGTGAGGCTCCAGGAGACTCCTGATGAGATCCCTGAAGGAGGGACACCACATACAGTGAGTTTGTTGATGCATGACAAACTGGTTGATGCTGGAAAGCCAGGAGACAGAATTGAA GTTACTGGGATATACAGGGCAATGACTGTTAGAGTTGGACCAACACAGAGAACTGTAAAATCATTGTTCAAG ACTTACATTGATTGTCTGCATATAAAGAAATCTGATAAGTCAAGAATGCTGGCGGAGGATCAAGTGGAAGTTGACACTTCATTGGTTGGAAACTCAGAAGAGATtctttttgatgaaaaaaaG GTGGAACAATTGAAAGAGTTGGCAAAACAGCCAGATATATATGATCGATTAACAAGGTCTTTAGCACCAAACATCTGGGAATTAGATGACGTTAAAAAAGGCCTTCTTTGCCAG CTTTTTGGTGGGAACGCTTTGAAGCTACCATCTGGTGCTCGCTTCCGTGGTGATATTAATATTCTTCTTGTTGGTGATCCTGGAACCAGCAAGTCCCAGCTGCTCCAGTACATACATAAACTAGCTCCTCGCGGAATATACACTAGTGGAAGAGGGAGTTCCGCTGTTGGATTGACTGCTTATGTTGCGAAAGATCCTGAAACAGGGGAAACC GTTTTAGAGAGTGGGGCCTTAGTTTTGAGCGATAGAGGCATTTGTTGCATTGACGAATTTGACAAAATGTCTGATAGTGCAAGGAGCATGCTACATGAG GTGATGGAACAGCAAACTGTTTCAATAGCTAAGGCAGGAATTATTGCTTCCCTTAATGCTAGGACTTCAGTCTTGGCTTGTGCAAATCCAAGTGGTTCACGCTATAACCCTCGCTTATCAGTAATTGACAACATACACCTTCCTCCTACCTTATTATCCAG GTTCGATCTGATCTACTTACTCCTTGACAAGGCAGATGAGCATACAGACAGACGCCTTGCAAAGCATATTGTTGCATTACACTTTGAGAATCCTGAG AGTGTACAGCAGGATGTCTTAGACATTGCTACGTTGACCGCATATGTGGGCTATGCCCGAAAGCATATTCACCCACAATTGTCTGATGAGGCTGCTGAAGAGTTGACTAGAGGTTATGTTGAGTTGAGGAGGAGAGGAAATTTTCCAGGCAGTAGCAAAAAG GTGATAACAGCAACACCCAGGCAGATTGAGAGTTTGATACGACTTAGTGAAGCTCTAGCTCGCATCCGTTTCTCAGAATCG GTTGAGAAGCATGATGTTATTGAGGCATTTCGGCTTCTGGAAGTTGCAATGCAGCAATCGGCAACTGACCACTCCACAG GAACGATCGACATGGATCTTATCACCACTGGAATTTCAGCAAGTGAAAGAATGAGACGAGAAAGTCTGGTATCATCAGCTCGTAACATAATTATGGAAAAGATACAACTTGGGGGACCCTCAATGCGCTTGTTAGAG CTGCTGGAGGAGCTGAAGCAGCAGAGTTCTGGCAGTGAACTCCACCTCAACGAT CTGAGGACTGCAATTACGACACTAGCAAGTGAGGGATTTGTGGCTTTTGTTCACGGTGACAGTGTCAAAAGAATATGA